CTGGCGGCGTTGATCGCCGCCGCTGTCCTGGTGCACGTGTGCTACGAAACCTGGGTGCGCCCCGTCGCCGCACAGCAGCTGCAATGGCGGGAGAGCGGCGCGGGCGCTGCGCCGCCAATGGGCCGGGCAGCCGTGATCGTCAAGGACTATGAGCAGGAAATCTGCCTGATCGCCATGCTCTGGGCGCTGGCCATCATGTTGCTCAAGGCGGGGACCTTGCGCTACTCGCGGCGGCTGTTCGCCGTCAAGGGCAGGGGCGGCCAGGCGAACTTCCTGGAGACGCGCGAAACGGACATTATCCTGCCGGAGGCGAAAGACCTGGACCGGTACCGGGAGATCCTGGACCGCGCCAAGGCGCTGGGCTACCGCGCCACGGTGCTGTACAAGGCGGCGGCGGCTTCCCTGGATCGCTTTTTCACGACCTCCCGCGTCCCGGAGGCGACCCTGGCGATGCAGCAGATCTGCGAAACGGAGGCCGAGCGCCAGGAGACCGGGCTGTCCATGGTGCGCTACTTGATCTGGCTGATCCCCTCCGTGGGCTTCATCGGCACGGTGCGGGGCATCGGCGCCGCTTTGGGCAAGGCCGAGCAGGCGGTGCAGGGCAACATCGGCCCGGTGACGGAAAGCCTGGGCGTCGCCTTCAACTCGACTTTCGTGGCGCTGGTCATCAGCGTCGTGATCATGCTCTTTCTGCACAAGCTGCAAGAGGCGCAGGAGACCTTGATCCTGGATACCCAGGATTTCTGCAACGATCACCTGTTGCGCTACATGAGGGAAAAGATCCCCGGCGCC
The sequence above is a segment of the Gammaproteobacteria bacterium genome. Coding sequences within it:
- a CDS encoding MotA/TolQ/ExbB proton channel family protein, producing MEHELRYQLAALIAAAVLVHVCYETWVRPVAAQQLQWRESGAGAAPPMGRAAVIVKDYEQEICLIAMLWALAIMLLKAGTLRYSRRLFAVKGRGGQANFLETRETDIILPEAKDLDRYREILDRAKALGYRATVLYKAAAASLDRFFTTSRVPEATLAMQQICETEAERQETGLSMVRYLIWLIPSVGFIGTVRGIGAALGKAEQAVQGNIGPVTESLGVAFNSTFVALVISVVIMLFLHKLQEAQETLILDTQDFCNDHLLRYMREKIPGA